The following proteins are encoded in a genomic region of Anomaloglossus baeobatrachus isolate aAnoBae1 chromosome 6, aAnoBae1.hap1, whole genome shotgun sequence:
- the LOC142243839 gene encoding suppressor of cytokine signaling 6-like, whose protein sequence is MKKISLKTFRKSFNLNKSKEENDFVMVQQPSITNNFVKDDSLFGSCYGKDLTGCEINSEDDKGGKNRPKSESLMGTLKRRLSAKQKQKGKESTSVNSAEEDTFSSSSAPITFKDVRSQRPLRSTSLRTHHYSPTPWPLRPTNSEETCIKMEVKVKALVHSTSPSPALNGVRKDFHELQTDNVYQEQGNTLKSTESHNGDLHLHINEHVPVVIGLMPQDYIQYTVPLDEGMYPLEGPRTYCLDSSSPMEISAVPSHIGSNGFHEDESQVAPDVVVASDIFVDQTVNGLLHSTNGVLFQNSRVSHNDVPPLSPLLPPVQNSQIQRNFAGLNSTEAHMAENMRCHLNFDPNTAPGVGRVYDSVQSSGPMVVTSLTEELKKLAKQGWYWGPITRWEVDLKEPSGFWTRNSGGVEIAAFFSFGYLHDDRLVKTFDFLLQCELSSPCQAM, encoded by the coding sequence ATGAAGAAAATCAGTCTGAAAACATTTCGCAAATCTTTTAACTTGAACAAAAGCAAAGAAGAAAATGATTTTGTAATGGTACAGCAGCCGTCGATTACCAATAACTTTGTGAAAGATGACTCTCTGTTTGGTAGCTGTTATGGCAAAGACTTGACAGGATGTGAAATCAACAGCGAAGATGACAAAGGCGGCAAAAATAGGCCAAAAAGTGAAAGCTTGATGGGGACATTAAAGAGGCGCCTTTCTGCAAAGCAGAAGCAAAAAGGAAAAGAAAGCACATCAGTGAACTCTGCGGAAGAAGACACATTTTCTTCATCTTCCGCTCCCATTACTTTTAAAGACGTCAGATCTCAGAGGCCGTTAAGGTCGACATCCCTTCGAACTCACCACTACAGCCCAACGCCATGGCCCTTGCGTCCTACAAACTCTGAAGAGACCTGTATAAAGATGGAAGTAAAAGTGAAAGCATTAGTCCATTCCACCAGTCCCAGCCCTGCGCTTAATGGGGTTCGAAAGGACTTTCATGAGCTGCAGACAGATAATGTTTATCAGGAACAAGGTAACACATTGAAAAGTACAGAATCTCATAATGGAGATCTCCACCTACATATTAATGAACATGTGCCTGTAGTTATAGGACTTATGCCTCAGGACTATATTCAGTATACTGTGCCTTTAGATGAGGGAATGTATCCTTTGGAAGGACCACGTACTTACTGTTTGGACAGCTCATCCCCGATGGAAATTTCTGCTGTACCTTCCCACATTGGCAGTAATGGCTTTCACGAAGACGAAAGTCAAGTTGCTCCGGATGTAGTAGTGGCTTCGGACATCTTTGTGGACCAGACTGTGAATGGTCTGCTACATAGTACTAATGGAGTTCTTTTTCAAAACTCCAGGGTAAGTCACAATGACGTCCCTCCactgtcaccattgctacctccagTCCAGAACAGTCAAATCCAAAGGAACTTTGCAGGACTTAATAGCACAGAAGCACACATGGCGGAAAACATGCGGTGCCATTTAAATTTCGACCCAAACACTGCTCCTGGTGTAGGCAGAGTCTATGACTCTGTACAAAGCAGTGGGCCTATGGTAGTCACCAGTCTTACCGAGGAGCTTAAAAAACTTGCAAAACAAGGATGGTACTGGGGACCCATCACACGCTGGGAAGTAGACCTGAAAGAACCATCCGGCTTCTGGACCAGGAACAGCGGGGGAGTAGAAATCGCAGCCTTCTTCTCCTTCGGGTACCTCCATGATGACAGACTTGTGAAAACCTTCGACTTCTTGCTGCAATGCGAGTTGTCGTCCCCCTGCCAAGCGATGTAA